A portion of the Sabethes cyaneus chromosome 3, idSabCyanKW18_F2, whole genome shotgun sequence genome contains these proteins:
- the LOC128740236 gene encoding loricrin-like produces MFFRVTSGLIDTKIAVIFIIGFASGTPHLHKKLILSSGGDGGLGGSGSFSLGGGGLGLSFGGGLSGSHGGGGGGGGNGGYSGSGGYSGPSFVGGDFGGNSGGGYSPSFGHGQGGYQPSPVLSGPGGSSGGHSGGSSNSFASASANSFASASSGAQGGGGGLVSSGPSGGFTGSNGGGGFGHGGSGSHGAGSSGGHGSVGFTGSGSHGSGSSGGHGSAGFTGSSGGGGFGHGGSGSHGSGSLGGSIGGHGGEFTNEMTINKHVDHPVHSVPVVVEKPVPVPVDRPYPVYIEKQVPVTVVKEVPVDRPVAVPVPVGTGGGSSGGSSGGSFAGSYASAYAGASSQASGGGSTGFNGAGQGGYGAGGNGGGHGGGGYGGGGYGGGGYGSGGQGGGYGSGGGGGGLHKTITIEKTFNKHKHHHHHGW; encoded by the exons ATGTTTTTTCGAGTAACGTCTGGATTAATCGACACCAAAATTGCT GTGATTTTCATCATCGGTTTCGCATCAGGAACGCCTCACTTGCAtaaaaaattgatcttatcatcTGGAGGTGATGGTGGTCTTGGAGGAAGTGGAAGTTTTTCTCTCGGAGGGGGCGGATTAGGACTGAGCTTTGGCGGTGGACTTTCCGGTAGTCACGGAGGAGGCGGTGGTGGCGGAGGTAACGGTGGATATTCCGGTTCGGGTGGCTATTCGGGACCATCTTTTGTTG GTGGAGACTTTGGCGGAAATTCCGGAGGAGGTTATTCACCCTCATTCGGTCATGGGCAGGGTGGATATCAACCATCGCCAGTTTTGAGTGGACCCGGTGGTTCCAGCGGGGGTCATTCTGGCGGTTCTTCGAACAGTTTTGCAAGCGCTAGTGCAAATAGTTTCGCTAGCGCAAGCTCTGGTGCACAGGGAGGTGGTGGAGGCCTTGTAAGTTCTGGACCTTCAGGTGGCTTCACTGGTTCCAATGGTGGTGGTGGCTTTGGACATGGAGGAAGCGGAAGCCATGGTGCCGGATCTTCGGGAGGGCATGGTTCTGTCGGTTTCACCG GAAGTGGGAGCCATGGTTCCGGATCTTCGGGAGGGCATGGATCTGCCGGTTTCACCGGTTCCAGCGGCGGTGGAGGCTTTGGACATGGAGGAAGTGGGAGCCATGGCTCCGGATCTTTAGGAGGATCTATCG GCGGCCATGGAGGTGAGTTTACTAATGAGATGACCATTAACAAACACGTTGATCATCCAGTTCATTCAGTTCCAGTTGTTGTGGAAAAGCCAGTTCCTGTGCCAGTTGACAGACCATATCCAGTTTATATTGAGAAGCAAGTACCAGTAACGGTCGTGAAAGAAGTTCCCGTCGATAGACCGGTTGCTGTCCCAGTACCTGTAGGTACCGGTGGTGGATCTAGCGGTGGTTCAAGTGGTGGATCCTTTGCAGGAAGTTATGCTTCCGCATATGCAGGAGCGAGCAGTCAGGCTTCAGGTGGCGGCTCCACTGGGTTCAATGGAGCAGGACAAGGCGGTTATGGTGCTGGCGGAAATGGCGGAGGTCATGGTGGTGGCGGATACGGTGGAGGCGGGTATGGTGGAGGTGGATATGGCTCCGGTGGACAAGGTGGAGGTTATggtagtggtggtggtggtggtggactGCACAAAACTATCACTATCGAAAAAACGTTCAACAAGCACaaacatcatcaccatcatggCTGGTAA
- the LOC128740237 gene encoding uncharacterized protein LOC128740237 produces MACHRCKKTVTASDRIVCQGFCGATFHVICAKVDDPVREALGIGGNNVFWMCDPCAELFSSGHFRALLTDFDGKCSSFMPKAIQSMRDDIDKLHTALTALTAKVDAKPNANTPYATPIPWPNVTRSTGLQSTPKRRRGNSGNPVSPPSTMTVNTYGTKAAHTIRTVNLHRKQDEDMAWIYLSAFHPSTTEKEIASLVTECLALHAGDQPKVVKLVPTGKDPATLNFVSFKIGVNQQFKDKALCCETWPENVRFRLFEDYRTKNAARIVKISPKEISSRMPPVDSDHAHRIEVDE; encoded by the coding sequence ATGGCTTGTCACCGTTGCAAGAAGACGGTCACTGCTTCTGACCGTATAGTATGCCAAGGATTCTGTGGTGCTACCTTCCATGTCATTTGTGCGAAAGTGGACGATCCTGTACGAGAGGCGTTGGGCATTGGTGGCAATAACGTTTTCTGGATGTGTGATCCGTGTGCTGAACTATTCTCGAGTGGTCATTTTCGAGCGCTGTTAACTGATTTTGATGGGAAATGTTCATCGTTTATGCCAAAAGCAATACAATCGATGAGAGACGATATCGATAAGTTACATACAGCTTTAACTGCCCTAACAGCGAAAGTTGATGCCAAACCGAATGCTAACACGCCGTACGCTACCCCGATCCCGTGGCCTAATGTTACTCGTTCGACTGGTCTGCAGAGTACGCCGAAACGACGACGAGGAAACAGTGGCAATCCTGTCAGTCCGCCTTCTACTATGACTGTCAACACCTACGGGACCAAAGCGGCTCATACAATTAGAACTGTTAATCTCCACCGGAAACAAGATGAGGACATGGCGTGGATATATTTGTCTGCATTTCACCCATCTACCACTGAGAAGGAAATCGCTAGTCTCGTCACTGAATGTCTTGCGTTGCATGCTGGAGATCAACCTAAGGTTGTGAAGCTGGTTCCTACGGGGAAAGATCCTGCAACACTCAACTTCGTGTCCTTCAAAATTGGAGTCAACCAACAATTTAAGGACAAAGCATTATGCTGcgaaacatggccggaaaatgTACGTTTTCGTCTGTTTGAGGATTATCGGACAAAAAACGCTGCAAGGATTGTCAAAATTTCGCCGAAGGAAATCTCATCAAGAATGCCGCCGGTGGACTCAGATCATGCTCATCGTATAGAGGTAGACGAATAG